The following coding sequences are from one Epilithonimonas vandammei window:
- the htpG gene encoding molecular chaperone HtpG — translation MATGSINVSVENIFPLIKKFLYSDHEIFLRELISNATDATTKLKHLTTIGEAKVEYGNPIIEVKIDKDAKTLTIKDQGIGMTGEEVEKYINQVAFSGAEEFLEKYKDSAKDAGIIGHFGLGFYSAFMVAEKVEILTKSYKEDAKAVRWVCDGSPEYTLEETEKTDRGTEIVLHIAEDSTEFLEEFRIRELLTKYNKFNQVPIKFGTKKETLPLPEGSAEDAKPETVEVDNIINNTNPAWTKSPSELKDEDYNNFYRELYPMQFEEPLFHIHLNVDYPFNLTGILFFPKLGNNLNIEKDKIQLYQNQVFVTDEVKGIVPDFLMLLRGVIDSPDIPLNVSRSYLQADGAVKKISSYITKKVADKMVSLINENREDYEKKWNDIKIVIEYGMISEDKFYEKSDKFALYPTTDNNYYLWNELIEKIKPTQTDKDGKIVILYANNADEQHSYIQSAKEKGYEVLLLDSPIVPHLIQKLEASKENIAFARVDADHINNLIKKDEPKISKLNDSDKETLKKEIEESINDTKFTVQLEDLDSTDAPFTLTQPEFFRRMKDMQATGGGGMFAMGGFPEMYNLVVNANSDFAGELLKKDNDDEKKAMINQALDLAKLSQNLLKGKELTDFIKRSFESLK, via the coding sequence ATGGCAACAGGAAGTATTAATGTATCGGTGGAGAATATTTTTCCACTGATTAAAAAGTTTCTTTACAGCGACCACGAGATTTTTCTGCGTGAGCTGATTTCTAATGCGACGGATGCAACGACGAAACTGAAACACCTCACCACAATAGGTGAAGCGAAGGTTGAATATGGAAATCCAATTATTGAAGTGAAAATTGATAAAGATGCGAAAACGCTGACTATCAAAGATCAAGGAATTGGGATGACTGGCGAAGAAGTTGAAAAATATATCAACCAAGTGGCGTTTTCCGGAGCTGAGGAATTTCTAGAAAAATATAAAGATTCTGCGAAAGATGCGGGGATAATTGGACATTTTGGTCTTGGATTTTATTCGGCGTTTATGGTGGCGGAAAAAGTGGAAATTTTGACTAAATCTTATAAAGAAGATGCAAAAGCAGTTCGTTGGGTCTGCGACGGAAGTCCGGAATATACACTTGAGGAAACGGAAAAAACTGACAGAGGGACGGAAATCGTGCTTCATATTGCGGAAGATTCTACGGAGTTTTTGGAAGAGTTCAGAATCCGTGAATTGCTGACAAAATATAATAAGTTCAATCAAGTTCCAATTAAATTTGGGACAAAAAAAGAAACATTGCCTTTACCGGAAGGTTCTGCCGAGGATGCAAAACCAGAAACAGTTGAGGTTGATAATATCATCAATAACACCAATCCTGCTTGGACAAAATCGCCGTCTGAACTGAAAGACGAAGATTATAACAATTTCTACAGAGAATTGTATCCGATGCAGTTTGAAGAGCCTTTGTTTCACATTCATTTGAATGTGGATTATCCGTTCAATTTGACGGGCATTTTGTTCTTTCCGAAATTAGGGAACAATCTTAATATTGAGAAAGATAAAATCCAATTATATCAAAATCAAGTATTTGTAACAGATGAAGTTAAGGGTATTGTTCCGGATTTCTTGATGTTGTTGAGAGGTGTGATTGATTCGCCCGATATTCCTTTGAACGTTTCCCGTTCTTATTTGCAGGCTGATGGCGCAGTGAAGAAAATCTCTTCTTACATCACGAAAAAAGTGGCGGACAAAATGGTTTCGTTAATCAATGAAAACCGTGAAGATTATGAAAAGAAATGGAATGATATCAAAATCGTTATCGAGTATGGAATGATTTCGGAAGATAAGTTCTATGAAAAATCTGACAAGTTTGCTCTGTATCCAACGACAGATAACAACTATTATCTTTGGAATGAATTGATTGAAAAAATCAAACCAACTCAAACGGATAAAGACGGAAAAATAGTTATTCTTTATGCAAACAATGCTGACGAACAACACAGCTACATCCAGTCTGCCAAAGAGAAAGGTTATGAAGTCTTGTTGCTGGATTCGCCGATTGTTCCGCACTTGATTCAGAAACTGGAAGCTTCTAAAGAAAACATTGCTTTTGCGAGAGTTGATGCAGACCACATCAATAATCTCATCAAAAAAGATGAGCCTAAAATTTCTAAACTAAATGATTCGGATAAAGAAACTTTGAAGAAAGAAATCGAGGAATCTATCAATGATACAAAGTTCACTGTTCAATTGGAAGATTTGGATTCTACAGATGCACCGTTTACGTTGACTCAGCCGGAGTTTTTCAGAAGAATGAAAGATATGCAGGCAACCGGCGGTGGCGGAATGTTCGCAATGGGCGGTTTCCCTGAGATGTACAATCTTGTTGTGAATGCTAACTCAGATTTTGCTGGAGAATTATTGAAGAAAGATAATGACGATGAGAAAAAAGCAATGATTAATCAGGCTTTGGATTTGGCGAAATTATCTCAGAATCTTTTGAAAGGAAAAGAACTGACGGATTTTATCAAGCGTAGTTTTGAGAGTTTGAAGTAA
- the meaB gene encoding methylmalonyl Co-A mutase-associated GTPase MeaB: protein MSRTISLQDYISGIKSSDKRILGKAITLIESKKPEHRLIADQLLKEILPFTGKSVRIGITGVPGAGKSTFIESFGKFAIAQGKKVAVLAIDPSSSINKGSILGDKTRMEELAKDPNAFIRPSPSSGFLGGIANTTFESLLICEAAGFDYILIETVGVGQSETLVSDITDVFLFLKVIGTGDELQGIKRGIMEMADLIFINKVNSENLSKAKMTKTELSRALQFITPKEKNWKIPVILGSALEKSGLDEVFNKIDDYISLKIKNGTFLETRKNQARKRFEFWVREYILEKAKNDHLLETSFQKHKKKASELLSNPSSEASDFVNKLFRK from the coding sequence ATGAGCAGAACAATCAGTTTACAAGATTACATCTCCGGAATCAAATCTTCTGACAAAAGGATTTTGGGAAAAGCCATTACACTTATCGAAAGCAAAAAGCCTGAACATCGGCTAATTGCGGATCAATTACTGAAAGAAATATTACCATTCACAGGAAAATCTGTGAGAATTGGAATTACGGGAGTTCCGGGTGCGGGAAAATCAACTTTTATAGAAAGCTTTGGAAAGTTTGCGATTGCTCAAGGAAAAAAAGTAGCCGTTTTGGCGATTGATCCAAGTTCGTCCATCAACAAAGGAAGTATTCTTGGTGATAAAACACGGATGGAAGAATTGGCGAAAGACCCAAATGCGTTTATCCGTCCTAGTCCAAGTTCCGGATTTTTGGGAGGGATTGCGAATACCACTTTCGAAAGTCTTTTGATTTGTGAAGCCGCTGGTTTTGATTATATTTTGATAGAAACCGTTGGTGTTGGGCAAAGTGAAACTTTAGTCAGTGATATCACGGACGTTTTTCTTTTTCTGAAAGTCATAGGAACTGGCGACGAATTGCAAGGTATCAAACGCGGCATTATGGAAATGGCAGATTTGATTTTCATTAACAAAGTTAATTCTGAGAATCTTTCAAAAGCTAAAATGACAAAAACTGAACTTTCGAGGGCATTGCAATTCATCACACCAAAGGAAAAAAACTGGAAAATCCCTGTGATTCTTGGCTCAGCCTTGGAAAAATCTGGATTGGACGAAGTTTTTAATAAAATTGATGATTATATTTCGTTGAAAATTAAGAATGGAACTTTCCTCGAAACCAGAAAGAATCAAGCTCGAAAAAGGTTTGAATTTTGGGTAAGAGAATATATTCTTGAAAAAGCTAAAAATGACCATCTTTTGGAAACCTCATTCCAGAAACATAAAAAAAAGGCTTCAGAACTGTTGTCTAATCCAAGTTCTGAAGCAAGTGATTTTGTTAATAAGCTCTTCCGGAAATAA
- a CDS encoding carboxy terminal-processing peptidase, whose product MFKKIKFKKLLMFAPLMTLMFCFNAPQNDDEKMQTIMVSVKNTLSYLHYSPKPINDAYSQDVYDKYFESVDASKRYFLQSDMDEFKKHYTKLDDYLNQGNLVFYKLTIDRLYQRVDEIDKMTQDILSKPINLDENDELILEPKKRVNPIDSKQQREEWKKYIKYNILQEIETLTSKEEAQKKKKDSVVNNKLPDTIKYAPTTAEQKRVKATAEVKDLITDSFRRFKKRKKMDWFTVYMNAYTEVFDPHTNYFSPKNKEEFDMQFTGKVIGIGALIQEKKGYLYLGELTIGAPAWKSKQLTAGDKILKVKSKPNEEPVNVVGMLSDEAVRLIRGEKGTPVTLTVEKKDKTIKEVTMIREEVAIEDTFARSIVVNSKNGKKYGFIYLPSFNVDFEDAKGRNASDDIKAELIKLKKENVEGIILDLRSNGGGSLTEVGDIMGLFMNAGPYVQVKDSRGKIQVLSNKSNEPIWTGPLVVMQNELSASASEILAGAFQDYGRAAVIGSPSSFGKGTVQTFVELNRFLNTNDDFGALKLTIQKFYRVSGESTQRKGVEADLKMKDFFSYAEVGERFDQFALPWDKIETTSYKKLTGLNIPQLQAELDKQLADNKNYKMLQESAEWKEALDKEETITLNQTKFNELMKKRKAQIDKFKGLDKFNNGLKFTLHTDEAERIKKDEAFAKKTENWRKNLERDFYLEETVDVLSKIK is encoded by the coding sequence ATGTTTAAAAAAATCAAGTTCAAGAAACTACTGATGTTTGCGCCTTTGATGACGCTGATGTTCTGTTTCAACGCTCCACAAAATGATGATGAAAAAATGCAGACCATTATGGTAAGCGTAAAAAACACTCTTTCTTATCTTCATTATAGCCCGAAACCAATCAATGATGCTTATTCTCAGGATGTTTATGACAAATATTTTGAAAGCGTAGATGCGTCCAAAAGATACTTTCTACAGTCCGATATGGATGAGTTCAAAAAGCATTACACAAAACTGGATGATTATCTTAATCAAGGAAATCTTGTTTTCTACAAATTGACGATTGACAGACTTTATCAGCGTGTAGATGAGATTGATAAAATGACTCAGGATATTCTTTCCAAACCAATTAATTTGGATGAAAATGACGAATTGATTCTTGAACCAAAGAAGAGAGTGAACCCAATTGATTCTAAACAACAGCGCGAAGAATGGAAAAAATACATCAAGTACAATATCCTTCAGGAAATTGAAACATTGACCAGCAAGGAAGAGGCTCAGAAAAAGAAGAAAGACTCTGTCGTGAACAACAAACTTCCAGACACGATAAAATACGCACCAACAACAGCGGAACAGAAGCGTGTCAAAGCGACGGCAGAAGTTAAAGATCTGATTACAGATTCTTTCAGAAGATTCAAAAAGAGAAAGAAAATGGACTGGTTCACAGTTTATATGAATGCTTATACCGAAGTTTTTGACCCGCATACCAATTATTTCTCTCCGAAAAACAAAGAGGAATTTGATATGCAATTCACTGGAAAAGTGATTGGCATAGGGGCTTTGATTCAGGAAAAGAAAGGTTATTTATATCTTGGTGAATTGACAATTGGTGCACCAGCTTGGAAATCAAAACAATTAACTGCAGGTGACAAAATCCTGAAAGTAAAATCCAAACCAAACGAAGAACCTGTGAACGTTGTCGGAATGTTGTCTGATGAAGCGGTAAGACTAATTCGTGGGGAAAAAGGAACACCTGTCACTTTAACAGTTGAGAAAAAAGACAAGACCATCAAAGAGGTAACAATGATTCGTGAGGAAGTGGCTATAGAAGACACTTTTGCAAGAAGTATTGTTGTTAATTCTAAAAATGGTAAGAAATACGGATTCATCTACCTTCCAAGTTTCAACGTTGATTTTGAAGATGCGAAAGGTAGAAATGCTTCTGACGATATCAAAGCAGAATTAATCAAACTTAAGAAAGAAAATGTAGAAGGAATCATCCTTGACCTTAGAAGCAATGGTGGAGGTTCTTTGACCGAAGTTGGCGACATTATGGGATTGTTTATGAACGCTGGTCCTTATGTCCAGGTAAAAGACAGCCGAGGAAAAATCCAGGTTCTAAGTAATAAATCGAATGAACCAATTTGGACAGGTCCGCTTGTGGTGATGCAAAACGAATTATCTGCTTCCGCTTCAGAAATCCTTGCGGGGGCGTTCCAAGATTATGGAAGAGCGGCTGTAATTGGTTCGCCAAGTTCTTTCGGAAAAGGAACGGTTCAGACTTTTGTGGAATTGAATAGATTCCTGAATACGAATGACGATTTTGGAGCTTTGAAATTGACGATTCAAAAATTTTATAGAGTTTCCGGAGAATCGACTCAGAGAAAAGGTGTAGAAGCTGACCTTAAAATGAAAGATTTCTTCTCCTATGCAGAAGTTGGAGAACGTTTTGACCAATTTGCTTTGCCTTGGGACAAAATTGAAACCACGTCTTATAAAAAGTTGACTGGACTTAATATTCCTCAATTGCAGGCAGAATTAGACAAACAATTGGCAGATAACAAGAATTACAAAATGTTACAGGAATCTGCGGAATGGAAAGAAGCGCTGGACAAAGAAGAAACTATCACTTTGAATCAAACCAAATTCAATGAGCTGATGAAAAAGCGTAAAGCTCAGATTGACAAGTTCAAAGGTTTGGATAAATTCAATAACGGATTGAAATTCACTCTTCACACAGACGAAGCGGAAAGAATCAAAAAAGATGAAGCATTTGCTAAGAAAACCGAAAACTGGAGAAAAAATCTTGAACGGGATTTCTATCTGGAAGAAACGGTAGATGTCCTTTCGAAAATCAAATAA
- the scpA gene encoding methylmalonyl-CoA mutase, with protein MRHKITTQNPDFQNIDFNSNSENYIFEKDGLELKSKYYAEDVKNESIKNGSAGIAPFLRGPYSTMYVQKPWTIRQYAGFSTAEESNAFYRRNLAAGQKGLSVAFDLATHRGYDSDHARVVGDVGKAGVAIDSVEDMKILFDQIPLDEISVSMTMNGAVLPILSFYIVAAEEQGVSQDKLSGTIQNDILKEFMVRNTYIYPPTPSMKIIADIFEYTSKNIPKFNSISISGYHMQEAGATPVLEMAYTLADGLEYVRTGIKAGMNVDDFAPRLSFFWAIGMNHFMEIAKMRAARYIWANLLTQFNPQNQKSLALRTHSQTSGWSLTEQEPFNNITRTAIEALSSALGGTQSLHTNALDEAIALPTDYSAKIARNTQIILQQESGICDVVDPMGGSHLVESLTQQMIDEAMKYIDEVEKEGGMTKAIEAGIPKMRIEEAAARKQAKIDSGEEFIIGVNSFKSNLKQTDIDILDIDNTEVRRKQIERLEKIKAERKTEAVSQILNEIRSCAKTGQGNLLELCIEAARRRVTLGEMSDAMEESFGRYKANIRTISGVYAMNAGKNEYFEKAVSLSQKFEDEEGRRPRIMVAKMGQDGHDRGAKVVATAFADMGFDVDVAPLFQTPEEVAKQAVENDIHILGVSSLAAGHKTLVPQVVEELKKLGADDITIVVGGVIPQQDYEFLYANGADFIFGPGTNLPKCAVEILEKFLEN; from the coding sequence ATGCGCCACAAAATAACAACCCAAAACCCTGATTTTCAAAATATTGACTTCAATTCGAATTCAGAAAATTACATTTTTGAAAAAGACGGTTTGGAACTAAAATCAAAATACTATGCGGAAGATGTAAAAAACGAAAGCATAAAAAATGGGTCTGCCGGAATTGCGCCTTTTCTCCGCGGTCCATATTCCACGATGTATGTTCAAAAACCTTGGACTATTCGTCAATATGCAGGTTTTTCTACAGCAGAAGAATCCAATGCTTTTTACAGGAGAAATCTGGCAGCTGGACAAAAAGGACTTTCGGTTGCTTTTGATTTGGCAACGCACAGAGGTTATGATTCCGACCACGCAAGAGTTGTTGGTGATGTCGGAAAAGCCGGAGTTGCGATTGATTCAGTGGAAGATATGAAAATCTTGTTCGACCAGATTCCACTGGATGAAATTTCGGTTTCAATGACTATGAATGGCGCAGTTTTACCGATTTTATCTTTTTATATTGTCGCCGCAGAAGAGCAAGGTGTTTCCCAAGATAAATTATCCGGAACCATTCAGAATGATATTCTGAAAGAATTTATGGTTAGGAACACATATATCTATCCGCCAACGCCATCAATGAAAATCATTGCTGATATTTTTGAATACACTTCCAAAAATATTCCGAAATTCAACTCTATTTCCATTTCCGGTTATCATATGCAGGAAGCTGGTGCAACACCGGTTTTGGAAATGGCTTACACTTTAGCCGACGGTTTGGAATATGTAAGAACCGGAATCAAAGCAGGAATGAACGTCGATGATTTTGCTCCCAGATTATCTTTTTTCTGGGCCATCGGAATGAACCATTTTATGGAAATCGCAAAAATGCGCGCTGCACGTTATATTTGGGCAAATCTCCTAACACAATTCAATCCTCAGAATCAAAAATCCTTAGCTTTAAGAACGCATTCTCAGACTTCCGGTTGGAGTCTAACGGAGCAAGAACCTTTCAATAATATCACAAGAACTGCTATTGAAGCGTTGTCATCAGCTTTAGGTGGAACACAATCCCTTCACACGAATGCTTTGGATGAAGCGATTGCTCTACCAACCGATTATTCTGCAAAAATTGCCAGAAATACCCAAATTATCCTCCAACAGGAAAGTGGAATCTGCGATGTTGTTGACCCAATGGGTGGAAGTCATTTAGTGGAATCATTAACACAACAAATGATTGATGAAGCAATGAAATACATCGATGAGGTAGAAAAAGAAGGCGGAATGACAAAAGCCATCGAAGCCGGAATCCCAAAAATGAGAATAGAGGAAGCTGCTGCTAGAAAACAAGCCAAAATCGATAGCGGAGAAGAATTCATCATCGGTGTTAATTCCTTCAAATCCAATCTTAAACAAACCGACATTGATATCCTCGACATCGATAATACGGAAGTCCGCAGAAAACAAATCGAAAGATTAGAAAAAATAAAAGCAGAACGAAAGACCGAGGCGGTCAGCCAAATTTTAAATGAAATTAGAAGTTGTGCTAAAACAGGCCAAGGAAACCTTCTAGAATTGTGCATAGAAGCAGCAAGAAGGCGAGTAACTTTGGGCGAAATGAGCGATGCGATGGAAGAAAGTTTCGGACGTTACAAAGCCAATATCAGAACCATATCAGGAGTTTACGCTATGAACGCAGGAAAAAACGAATACTTTGAAAAAGCAGTTTCACTAAGTCAGAAATTTGAAGACGAAGAAGGAAGACGACCAAGAATAATGGTGGCAAAAATGGGACAAGACGGTCACGATAGAGGCGCAAAAGTAGTGGCAACAGCATTTGCAGATATGGGATTTGATGTCGATGTTGCTCCGCTCTTCCAAACGCCGGAAGAAGTGGCCAAGCAAGCTGTGGAAAATGACATTCACATTTTAGGCGTTTCGTCTTTGGCTGCTGGTCACAAAACACTCGTTCCGCAAGTGGTGGAAGAGCTGAAAAAACTGGGCGCAGATGATATTACAATCGTTGTTGGTGGCGTAATTCCACAACAGGATTATGAATTTTTATATGCTAATGGTGCAGATTTTATCTTCGGTCCCGGAACCAATTTGCCAAAATGTGCTGTGGAGATTTTGGAGAAATTTTTAGAGAATTAA
- a CDS encoding uroporphyrinogen decarboxylase, with protein sequence MNNWAEYVGYVASAFVVGSFLLKEIKTIRLVNLIGCICFVIYGVYSGMLWPIIIPNVILALVQIYHLVRTIKS encoded by the coding sequence ATGAATAATTGGGCAGAATATGTAGGTTATGTAGCATCGGCATTTGTGGTCGGGAGCTTTTTATTAAAAGAGATTAAGACGATCCGTCTTGTCAATCTGATAGGCTGTATTTGCTTTGTTATCTACGGCGTCTACAGCGGGATGCTTTGGCCTATTATTATTCCAAACGTGATATTGGCTTTGGTTCAAATTTATCATTTGGTAAGAACTATTAAATCGTGA
- the surE gene encoding 5'/3'-nucleotidase SurE, translated as MSKPLILVTNDDGITAPGIRKLISIVNEIGDVIVVAPNSPQSGKGHAITINSTLSFEELNLDGPQRDFSCSGTPVDCVKMALDKILPRKPDLVVSGINHGANSSINVIYSGTMSAAVEAGVEGLQAIGFSLSDLKWDADFDQAEEFIKEIILKTLENPMPKGIVLNVNIPKLPKEDIKGIKVCKQANAKWEESFDERTNPHGTKYYWLTGYFNNMDESEDADETALANGYISIVPVKFDLTAYEYMNELNSVYQ; from the coding sequence ATGAGTAAACCATTGATACTGGTAACCAATGACGACGGAATTACTGCGCCTGGCATCAGAAAATTAATTAGCATTGTAAACGAAATTGGAGACGTAATTGTTGTAGCACCTAATTCGCCTCAAAGTGGAAAAGGCCACGCTATTACCATTAACTCAACTTTAAGCTTCGAAGAACTCAACTTGGATGGTCCTCAGAGAGATTTTTCCTGCTCCGGAACCCCTGTGGATTGTGTAAAAATGGCATTAGATAAAATTCTTCCAAGAAAACCGGATTTGGTAGTGTCCGGAATTAATCATGGGGCAAATTCTTCCATTAATGTTATCTATTCTGGAACAATGTCTGCGGCTGTGGAAGCCGGAGTGGAAGGTTTGCAAGCGATTGGTTTTTCACTTTCTGATTTGAAATGGGATGCTGATTTTGACCAAGCGGAAGAGTTTATCAAAGAAATTATTCTTAAAACACTCGAAAATCCAATGCCTAAAGGTATAGTGCTAAATGTAAACATTCCTAAACTACCTAAAGAAGATATAAAAGGAATCAAAGTTTGTAAACAAGCCAACGCCAAATGGGAAGAAAGTTTTGACGAAAGAACCAATCCGCACGGAACAAAATATTACTGGTTGACAGGTTATTTCAATAATATGGATGAGTCCGAAGATGCGGACGAAACAGCTTTGGCAAACGGTTATATCAGTATTGTACCGGTGAAATTTGATTTGACAGCTTATGAATATATGAACGAGCTGAATTCTGTTTATCAATAA
- a CDS encoding DUF4251 domain-containing protein has protein sequence MRTFIVLVTAFFSVVSCSSQIYLDPSTLESAITNKEFNYNATRAFPMNGDVSNVLNSLPNTSSSRILNLDPGYGFNLKKDILSVGLPYFGRAYNAVPGDANNGGVRFESKVFDIKKSSTKKGNTLLIITPRDTKENYIFNLEIFKNGSAFLSVQSNNRQPISFDGNISVDQ, from the coding sequence ATGAGAACTTTCATCGTTTTAGTAACTGCTTTTTTTTCAGTCGTCAGTTGCAGCAGTCAGATTTATTTAGATCCTTCTACGCTTGAGTCTGCTATTACCAATAAAGAGTTTAATTATAATGCAACCAGAGCATTCCCGATGAATGGTGATGTCAGCAATGTTCTAAACTCATTACCAAACACTTCTTCCAGCAGAATTCTGAACCTTGATCCTGGCTATGGATTTAATCTGAAAAAAGATATTCTCAGTGTTGGTTTGCCTTATTTCGGGCGTGCATATAATGCTGTTCCGGGTGATGCTAATAATGGAGGCGTCAGATTTGAATCAAAAGTGTTTGATATAAAAAAGTCTTCCACTAAAAAAGGAAACACACTGTTGATTATCACACCGAGAGATACGAAGGAAAACTATATTTTTAATCTTGAGATTTTCAAAAACGGCAGTGCATTTCTTTCTGTGCAGTCTAACAACAGGCAGCCAATAAGCTTTGATGGCAACATCTCGGTAGATCAGTAA
- a CDS encoding glycosyltransferase translates to MKIIVSVFNNLQTDQRVEKVCKTLYDNGYHPHLIGNDWLGAPEMERPYPFYRIKLNSKKARFAYIEFQKKLYRELKKNADNKTILLANDLETIVPNYLISKKLGIPLVFDSHEIFTEMPTIQGRWVKKIWKAVEKKLVPKIKRMITASDSYADWFVKEYGIKRPTVVRNLPRRSHFSGINENDTKIILYQGWLNYSRGLDKAIIAMKGIDNAELWIAGCGPAEDFYRAVSVENHLKDKVKFIGKLTPDDLRKVTPQADVGISIEENNGLSYYYSLPNKISDYIQSRVPVVISDFPEMRKIVNTFSVGEIIENHSPEHLAGRINVVLAKGKASYLNHLNAAADELCWENEEDKILKIFSDAAKEIL, encoded by the coding sequence GTGAAAATCATTGTAAGTGTTTTTAACAATCTGCAGACTGACCAGCGAGTAGAAAAGGTTTGCAAGACACTTTATGATAATGGTTATCACCCACATCTGATTGGTAATGATTGGTTGGGCGCGCCCGAAATGGAAAGACCTTATCCATTTTACAGAATTAAACTAAATTCAAAAAAAGCTCGTTTCGCATACATAGAGTTCCAGAAGAAACTCTACCGTGAGCTGAAGAAAAATGCTGACAATAAGACCATTTTATTGGCCAATGATTTGGAAACAATAGTGCCAAATTATCTCATTTCTAAAAAATTAGGCATCCCTCTGGTTTTTGACAGCCACGAAATTTTCACCGAAATGCCAACAATACAAGGCAGATGGGTGAAAAAAATATGGAAGGCAGTTGAAAAGAAATTGGTGCCTAAAATAAAAAGAATGATCACTGCTAGTGATTCCTATGCAGATTGGTTTGTGAAAGAATATGGGATAAAGAGACCTACTGTTGTAAGGAATCTGCCAAGGAGATCTCATTTTTCCGGTATCAATGAAAATGACACAAAAATCATACTTTATCAAGGGTGGCTAAACTATTCCCGCGGGCTGGACAAGGCCATTATTGCTATGAAAGGGATAGACAATGCTGAGCTTTGGATTGCAGGATGCGGACCGGCGGAAGATTTTTACCGTGCAGTTTCTGTTGAGAATCATTTGAAAGATAAAGTCAAATTTATCGGAAAGCTTACACCGGATGATCTGCGGAAGGTTACGCCGCAAGCAGATGTGGGAATCAGCATAGAAGAAAATAATGGGTTGAGTTATTATTATTCTCTACCAAACAAAATTTCGGACTATATCCAGTCCAGGGTTCCTGTTGTGATTTCTGATTTTCCGGAGATGCGAAAGATAGTCAATACTTTTTCCGTTGGTGAGATTATTGAAAATCATTCTCCGGAACACCTTGCAGGAAGGATAAACGTTGTACTGGCAAAAGGGAAGGCTTCTTATCTTAATCATCTCAATGCTGCTGCAGATGAGCTTTGCTGGGAAAATGAAGAAGACAAAATCCTGAAAATATTCTCCGACGCTGCAAAAGAAATTCTGTAG
- a CDS encoding Crp/Fnr family transcriptional regulator has product MEFVKQYLLSKNIPLDEKKFGEFAQKNIRTEFKKKDLILKAGEVENYLSFVEKGIARLFFEKENKDLTIRFVFEYQYLTVYDSFTQRTPSRCDVEALTDMVVWRVHYDDLQMLYKTHSVGNLIGRLTVEKLYVEKLNREFSLLSETAEERYLKIMKEQPDLFQRLPLKHIASYMGITPQALSRIRKRIS; this is encoded by the coding sequence ATGGAGTTTGTTAAACAGTATCTGCTTTCCAAAAATATTCCTCTGGACGAAAAAAAGTTTGGAGAATTTGCCCAAAAGAATATTCGGACAGAGTTTAAAAAGAAAGATCTTATATTAAAAGCAGGTGAAGTAGAAAATTATCTATCTTTTGTAGAAAAGGGTATTGCCCGACTTTTTTTTGAAAAAGAGAATAAAGATTTGACAATCCGATTTGTTTTTGAATATCAGTATCTTACAGTTTACGATTCTTTTACGCAAAGAACTCCATCCAGATGTGATGTGGAGGCACTTACGGATATGGTGGTGTGGAGAGTGCATTATGATGATTTACAAATGCTTTATAAAACACATTCTGTTGGAAATCTGATCGGAAGACTTACTGTAGAAAAATTATATGTAGAAAAACTTAACAGAGAATTTTCTTTACTAAGTGAAACTGCAGAAGAGCGATATCTTAAAATTATGAAAGAACAACCCGATCTTTTTCAACGGCTTCCACTTAAGCATATTGCTTCTTATATGGGGATTACGCCACAGGCGCTTAGCAGAATAAGAAAACGTATTTCTTAA